From Burkholderia cenocepacia, the proteins below share one genomic window:
- the coxB gene encoding cytochrome c oxidase subunit II: MLVPPFRKTRRITRIAPFAWAVVPVVARAAAEPAAPGNPAAPLPLAYVVHAAGPAAQPVFVLGWALLALCTFVCVAIAVLLLIALFRRRAQAGGGYGSGLTIVTVGTAISILLLFGALVYMLRVLGAVAAPPRPPTLTITVTAQDWWWAVRYPDDANGRGFVTANEIHIPVGQPVAIELKSADVIHAFWVPQLAGKTQTIPGQTNRQWLQADRPGIYRGQCSQYCGAQHAHMAFEVVAEPPAAFHAWLAAQRQPAPAPAAGAGAERRGQRVFAARCAGCHAVRGTDAAGDAGPDLTHVGTRRLLAAGTLDNTPDNLRRWIAHAQQVKPQSLMPSIALAPRDADDLAAYLATLH; this comes from the coding sequence TTGCTCGTTCCGCCGTTCAGGAAAACGCGTCGTATTACACGCATCGCACCGTTCGCGTGGGCGGTCGTGCCGGTCGTCGCGCGCGCGGCCGCCGAGCCTGCGGCGCCAGGCAATCCTGCCGCGCCGCTGCCGCTCGCGTACGTCGTGCATGCGGCCGGCCCCGCCGCGCAGCCGGTCTTCGTGCTCGGCTGGGCGCTGCTCGCGCTGTGCACGTTCGTGTGCGTCGCGATCGCCGTGCTGCTGCTGATCGCGCTGTTTCGTCGTCGCGCGCAGGCGGGCGGCGGCTACGGCAGCGGGCTGACGATCGTGACCGTCGGCACCGCGATCTCGATCCTGCTGCTGTTCGGCGCGCTCGTGTACATGCTGCGCGTGCTGGGTGCGGTCGCGGCGCCGCCGCGTCCACCCACGCTGACGATCACCGTGACCGCGCAGGACTGGTGGTGGGCCGTGCGTTATCCGGACGATGCGAACGGCCGGGGCTTCGTCACGGCGAACGAGATTCATATTCCGGTGGGCCAACCCGTCGCGATCGAACTGAAGAGCGCCGACGTGATCCACGCGTTCTGGGTGCCGCAACTCGCCGGCAAGACCCAGACGATTCCCGGCCAGACCAATCGTCAATGGCTGCAGGCAGACCGGCCAGGCATCTATCGCGGCCAGTGCTCGCAATACTGCGGCGCGCAGCATGCGCACATGGCGTTCGAAGTCGTGGCCGAGCCGCCGGCCGCGTTTCATGCGTGGCTCGCCGCGCAGCGCCAACCGGCCCCGGCACCCGCGGCAGGCGCCGGGGCCGAACGCCGCGGCCAGCGCGTATTCGCCGCACGCTGCGCCGGCTGCCACGCGGTGCGCGGCACCGATGCCGCAGGCGACGCGGGCCCCGATCTCACGCACGTCGGCACGCGCCGGCTGCTCGCGGCCGGCACGCTCGACAACACCCCCGACAACCTGCGCCGCTGGATCGCGCATGCGCAGCAGGTCAAGCCGCAGTCGCTGATGCCGTCGATCGCGCTCGCGCCGCGCGATGCCGACGATCTCGCCGCGTATCTCGCGACGCTGCACTGA
- a CDS encoding enolase C-terminal domain-like protein has translation MALSAAPAIDDVRARAYRVPTDRPEADGTYAWTATTIVVVEIDAGPVTGLGYTYTDASAVPLVASLLAGVLRNTPVVDIPAAVDALWRAVRNVGRSGVAATAISALDVALWDAKAKLADVPLALLLGRLRDRVPVYGSGGFTTYDAPTLAAQLDGWRDEHVRACKIKIGAEDVHDLSRVHAARDALGPGVDLFVDANGAYAPRTALAFAQAAAACDIRWFEEPVSSDDVAGLRFVREHVGAGVDIAAGEYAYTPDDFRRLLEGHAVDVLQADATRCGGVSGFLAAAALADAYHVDLSAHCAPALHRHVGCAAPRLRHVEWFHDHVRIERMLFDGAPTLVDGALEIDATRAGLGLELRAADLLDFAR, from the coding sequence ATGGCACTTTCCGCCGCGCCGGCGATCGACGACGTACGCGCCCGCGCGTACCGCGTGCCGACCGACCGGCCCGAAGCCGACGGGACCTACGCATGGACCGCGACGACGATTGTCGTCGTCGAGATCGACGCGGGGCCCGTGACGGGGCTCGGCTATACGTACACCGACGCGAGCGCCGTGCCGCTCGTGGCGTCGCTGCTGGCCGGCGTGTTGCGCAACACGCCGGTGGTGGATATCCCGGCCGCGGTCGATGCACTGTGGCGCGCGGTGCGCAACGTCGGCCGCAGCGGGGTCGCGGCGACCGCGATTTCGGCGCTCGATGTCGCGTTGTGGGACGCGAAGGCGAAACTCGCCGACGTGCCGCTCGCACTGCTGCTGGGCCGTCTGCGTGACCGCGTACCGGTGTACGGCAGCGGCGGCTTCACGACTTACGATGCGCCGACGCTCGCCGCGCAGCTCGACGGCTGGCGGGACGAACACGTACGCGCATGCAAGATCAAGATCGGCGCGGAGGATGTGCACGATCTGTCGCGCGTGCACGCGGCGCGCGATGCACTCGGCCCAGGAGTGGATCTGTTCGTCGATGCGAACGGCGCGTATGCGCCGCGCACCGCGCTCGCGTTCGCGCAGGCCGCCGCCGCTTGCGACATCCGCTGGTTCGAGGAACCCGTCAGCAGCGACGACGTCGCCGGGCTGCGATTCGTGCGCGAGCACGTCGGTGCGGGAGTCGACATCGCCGCCGGCGAATACGCGTATACGCCCGACGATTTCCGGCGCTTGCTGGAAGGCCACGCAGTCGACGTGCTGCAGGCCGACGCGACACGCTGCGGCGGCGTCAGCGGTTTTCTCGCGGCCGCGGCGCTGGCCGATGCGTATCACGTCGACCTGTCCGCGCATTGCGCGCCCGCGCTGCACCGGCACGTTGGATGCGCGGCGCCGCGCCTGCGTCACGTCGAATGGTTTCACGATCATGTCCGCATCGAGCGGATGCTGTTCGACGGTGCGCCGACGCTCGTCGACGGCGCACTGGAAATCGACGCGACGCGCGCCGGGCTCGGCCTCGAATTGCGCGCCGCCGACCTGCTGGATTTCGCGCGCTGA
- a CDS encoding efflux transporter outer membrane subunit yields MLPKPIVAAALAAILSAGCAVGPDYARPDVAMPRQFQGQRAVDQRHAAVDADLATWWTGFGDPQLTRYITLALAQNLDLAQAAARVAQARAGLGAANAALLPSGNVSGQAARVYQSVETPLGQVLNATPGFDRHGNDYEADFNASWELDVFGGLRRGREAALADYQASEAAAVATRLAVAAQTADTYITIRGLQGRLEVARHQVQTEQDLLSTLNLLYGKGLAAELQVRQAEGALAQVRATVPVLEAALDAAMNALDVMLGAQPGTHRAELLAGGEVPVAPRIAATGTPGELLRRRPDLIAAERRVAASNARVGVAIAEYYPKFSLGGLIGSATTMGAGNLFAGGANQAAGVLGLRWRLFDFGRINAQIAQAKGQDAEMLAAYRLAALHATEDVENAFSALVKRDEQAAILGDGVKSLGRARAASFAAYQKGVVSLIEVLQADESLLRASDERVQARTESARAAVAAFKALGGGWQAPEAQAVASR; encoded by the coding sequence ATGCTACCCAAACCCATCGTTGCCGCGGCGCTGGCCGCCATCTTGTCGGCGGGGTGTGCCGTCGGTCCCGACTATGCGCGGCCGGACGTGGCGATGCCGCGGCAGTTCCAGGGGCAGCGCGCCGTGGATCAGCGCCACGCGGCGGTCGACGCCGATCTCGCGACGTGGTGGACGGGCTTCGGCGATCCGCAATTGACGCGCTACATCACGCTGGCGCTCGCGCAGAACCTCGATCTTGCGCAGGCCGCGGCGCGCGTCGCGCAGGCGCGCGCGGGGCTCGGCGCGGCGAATGCGGCGCTGCTGCCGTCCGGCAACGTGAGCGGTCAGGCCGCGCGCGTCTACCAGTCGGTTGAAACGCCGTTGGGGCAGGTGTTGAATGCGACGCCCGGTTTCGATCGTCATGGCAACGACTACGAGGCCGATTTCAACGCGAGCTGGGAGCTGGATGTATTCGGCGGATTGCGCCGCGGCCGCGAAGCAGCGCTCGCCGACTATCAGGCCTCCGAAGCGGCGGCAGTCGCGACGCGGCTCGCCGTCGCCGCGCAAACGGCGGATACCTACATCACGATTCGCGGGTTGCAGGGCCGGCTCGAGGTCGCGCGGCACCAGGTGCAGACCGAGCAGGATCTGCTGTCGACTCTCAACCTGCTCTATGGAAAGGGCCTCGCGGCGGAGCTTCAGGTGCGGCAGGCCGAAGGCGCGCTCGCGCAGGTTCGTGCCACGGTGCCGGTGCTCGAAGCGGCGCTGGACGCGGCGATGAATGCGCTCGACGTGATGCTCGGCGCGCAGCCCGGCACGCATCGCGCGGAATTGCTTGCCGGCGGCGAGGTACCGGTCGCGCCGCGGATCGCGGCGACCGGCACGCCCGGCGAACTGCTGCGGCGCCGGCCCGACCTGATCGCCGCCGAGCGCCGCGTGGCGGCGTCGAACGCACGCGTCGGCGTGGCGATCGCCGAGTATTACCCGAAGTTCTCGCTGGGCGGGTTGATCGGCAGCGCGACGACGATGGGCGCGGGCAACCTGTTTGCCGGCGGCGCGAACCAGGCTGCGGGCGTGCTCGGCTTGCGCTGGCGTCTGTTCGATTTCGGCCGGATCAACGCGCAGATCGCGCAGGCCAAAGGGCAGGATGCCGAAATGCTCGCGGCGTATCGGCTCGCGGCGCTGCATGCGACCGAGGACGTCGAGAATGCGTTCTCCGCGCTCGTCAAGCGTGACGAGCAGGCGGCCATTCTCGGTGACGGCGTGAAGTCGCTCGGCCGAGCGCGGGCCGCGTCGTTCGCGGCTTATCAGAAAGGGGTCGTCAGCCTGATCGAGGTGTTGCAGGCCGACGAAAGCCTGTTGCGCGCGTCCGACGAGCGCGTGCAGGCGAGAACCGAATCGGCGCGTGCGGCGGTGGCTGCATTCAAGGCGCTCGGCGGTGGGTGGCAGGCGCCGGAAGCGCAGGCCGTTGCGAGCCGGTAG
- a CDS encoding SDR family oxidoreductase, with product MKTVAITGASAGVGRATAHAFARLGANVALLARDPRALDDTASEVRAYGVRALPIAVDVSDAAALDAAAERIEHELGPLDVWVNNAMVTVFAPFDAISPEDYARVTAVTYLGCVYGTRAALARMAPRNRGTIVQVGSALAYRSIPLQAPYCGAKHAIRGFTDALRCELLHARSRVRVTMVQLPAIDTPQFDWAKSVLPHAPRPVAPVYAPEVAADAIVHAARHPCRERWVGWSSLTAIVANGVAPGCFDRYLAHTAVRGQQRAAPAGPRASNLWAPVPGHHATRGAFTDEASRTGAEAGLGASRALAFGAAVAVLAAACAAARKWRR from the coding sequence GTGAAGACCGTCGCGATCACGGGCGCGAGCGCCGGCGTCGGTCGTGCGACCGCCCACGCGTTTGCGCGGCTCGGCGCGAACGTCGCGCTGCTCGCTCGCGATCCGCGCGCGCTGGACGACACCGCGAGCGAGGTGCGCGCGTATGGCGTCCGGGCGCTGCCGATCGCCGTCGACGTCAGCGATGCGGCCGCGCTCGACGCGGCGGCCGAGCGGATCGAACACGAGCTCGGGCCGCTCGACGTGTGGGTCAACAACGCGATGGTCACCGTGTTCGCGCCGTTCGATGCCATCTCGCCGGAAGACTATGCGCGCGTGACGGCCGTCACCTACCTCGGCTGCGTGTACGGTACGCGGGCCGCGCTGGCGCGGATGGCCCCACGCAACCGCGGCACGATCGTGCAGGTCGGCTCGGCCCTCGCGTACCGGTCGATTCCGCTGCAGGCGCCGTACTGCGGCGCGAAACACGCGATCCGCGGCTTCACCGACGCGCTGCGCTGCGAGCTGCTGCATGCACGCAGCCGCGTGCGCGTGACGATGGTGCAACTGCCCGCGATCGATACGCCGCAGTTCGACTGGGCCAAATCCGTGCTGCCGCACGCACCGCGTCCGGTCGCGCCGGTCTATGCGCCGGAGGTGGCGGCCGATGCGATCGTGCACGCTGCGCGGCATCCGTGCCGCGAGCGCTGGGTCGGCTGGTCGTCGCTGACGGCGATCGTCGCGAACGGCGTCGCGCCCGGCTGCTTCGACCGCTATCTCGCGCACACCGCCGTGCGCGGCCAGCAGCGCGCGGCGCCGGCCGGCCCGCGCGCATCGAACCTCTGGGCGCCGGTGCCGGGCCACCACGCGACACGTGGTGCATTCACCGACGAAGCGAGCCGCACGGGCGCCGAGGCCGGGCTCGGCGCGTCGCGCGCGCTTGCATTCGGCGCGGCCGTCGCGGTGCTCGCCGCTGCGTGTGCCGCCGCACGTAAATGGCGCCGATGA
- a CDS encoding thiamine pyrophosphate-requiring protein, giving the protein MATVADFIVERLYDWGVRRIYGYPGDGINGFFGALNRADGKIEFIQARHEEMAAFMASAHAKFTGELGVCVATSGPGAAHLVTGLYDARLDHMPVLAIVGQQARAALGGHYQQEVDLPALFKDVAGAFVQLATVPGQVRHLVDRAVRTALGARTVTALVLPNDLQELDYAPPKRAHGTVHSGVGYTAPKVVPYADDLRRAADVLNAGSKVALLVGAGALKATDEVIAVADRLGAGAAKALLGKAALPDDLPWVTGSIGLLGTKPSYELMTECDTLLVIGSGFPYSEFLPKEGQARGVQIDLKADMLSLRYPMEVNLVGDSAETLRALLPLLNERRDTAWRDRIAQWNQDWHDALAARAAAKASAGRGVNPQRAFTELSPRLPDDVILTSDSGSCANWYARDLMMRRGMMGSLSGGLASMGAAVPYAIAAKFAYPVRPVIAMVGDGAMQMNNMAELITVAKYWRQWPDPRWICMVLNNEDLNQVTWEQRVMEGDPKFDASQQIPNVPYYRFATLLGLKGIYVDDPEQLGAAWDEALASDRPVVLEVKSDPEVPPLPPHVTLQQAKHFAETLVKGDPREGNVIVETARQVLSAVLPGNGEHGGKSGKGGKGES; this is encoded by the coding sequence ATGGCGACAGTGGCGGATTTCATCGTCGAGCGGCTGTACGACTGGGGCGTGCGCCGCATCTACGGCTACCCGGGCGACGGCATCAACGGCTTTTTCGGCGCGCTGAACCGCGCGGACGGCAAGATCGAATTCATCCAGGCGCGCCACGAGGAGATGGCGGCCTTCATGGCGTCCGCGCATGCAAAATTTACAGGCGAGCTCGGCGTGTGCGTCGCGACCTCGGGCCCCGGCGCCGCGCACCTCGTGACGGGCCTGTACGATGCGCGGCTCGATCACATGCCGGTGCTCGCGATCGTCGGCCAGCAGGCGCGCGCGGCGCTCGGCGGCCACTATCAGCAGGAGGTGGATCTTCCGGCGCTTTTCAAAGACGTTGCAGGCGCATTCGTTCAGCTTGCAACGGTGCCGGGCCAGGTGCGCCATCTGGTGGACCGCGCGGTACGCACGGCGCTCGGTGCGCGCACGGTCACCGCGCTCGTGCTGCCGAACGACCTGCAGGAGCTCGATTACGCGCCGCCGAAGCGCGCGCACGGCACCGTGCATTCGGGCGTCGGCTACACCGCGCCGAAAGTCGTGCCGTATGCGGACGACCTGCGGCGCGCGGCCGACGTGCTCAATGCGGGCTCGAAAGTCGCGCTGCTGGTCGGCGCCGGCGCGCTGAAGGCGACCGACGAGGTGATCGCGGTGGCCGACCGGCTCGGCGCGGGCGCCGCGAAAGCGCTGCTCGGCAAGGCCGCGCTGCCGGACGACCTGCCGTGGGTCACCGGCTCGATCGGGCTGCTCGGCACCAAGCCGAGCTACGAACTGATGACCGAATGCGACACGCTGCTGGTTATCGGCTCGGGTTTTCCGTATTCGGAATTCCTGCCGAAGGAAGGCCAGGCGCGCGGCGTGCAGATCGACCTGAAGGCCGACATGCTGAGCCTGCGTTACCCGATGGAAGTCAACCTCGTCGGCGACAGCGCCGAGACGCTGCGCGCGCTGCTGCCGCTGCTGAACGAGCGGCGCGACACCGCGTGGCGCGACCGGATCGCGCAATGGAACCAAGACTGGCACGACGCGCTCGCGGCGCGCGCGGCCGCGAAGGCCAGCGCGGGGCGCGGCGTGAATCCGCAGCGCGCGTTCACCGAGCTGTCGCCGCGCCTGCCCGACGACGTGATCCTGACGAGCGATTCGGGCTCCTGCGCGAACTGGTATGCGCGCGACCTGATGATGCGGCGCGGGATGATGGGGTCGTTGTCCGGCGGGCTCGCGTCGATGGGCGCCGCGGTGCCCTACGCGATCGCCGCGAAGTTCGCGTACCCGGTGCGCCCGGTGATCGCGATGGTCGGCGACGGTGCGATGCAGATGAACAACATGGCCGAGCTGATCACGGTCGCCAAATACTGGCGCCAGTGGCCCGACCCGCGCTGGATCTGCATGGTGCTGAACAACGAGGACCTGAACCAGGTCACGTGGGAGCAGCGCGTGATGGAGGGCGACCCGAAGTTCGACGCGTCGCAGCAGATCCCGAACGTGCCGTACTACCGCTTCGCGACGCTGCTCGGCCTCAAGGGCATCTACGTCGACGATCCGGAACAGCTCGGCGCCGCGTGGGACGAAGCGCTCGCGTCCGATCGGCCGGTCGTGCTCGAGGTGAAGAGCGACCCCGAAGTTCCGCCGCTGCCGCCGCACGTGACGCTGCAGCAGGCGAAGCATTTCGCCGAAACGCTGGTGAAAGGCGACCCGCGCGAGGGCAACGTGATCGTCGAGACCGCGCGGCAGGTGTTGTCGGCCGTGCTGCCGGGCAACGGCGAACATGGCGGCAAGAGCGGCAAGGGAGGGAAAGGCGAATCGTAA
- a CDS encoding glycoside hydrolase family 15 protein: MSAMRIEDYALVGDGRSAALVARDGSIDWLCWPDFDSPPCFAALVGTPDNGRFRIAPREHDARTTRRYLPRTAILETTFETSSGCISITDWMSWNVRDPCLIRSVRGERGTVDVDIDLGVRFDYGSALPWCRRLGRRWRMMTGGDAMWLDTDARLDVQSDRLVGTRRIAAGERVEFCISYARSFDPAPAVPDPYASLHDTQAFWRGWSDCNAAKGPHRDAIERALITVKLLSSVRTGGIVAAPTSSLPERFGGKRNWDYRFCWLRDASFTLRALVRCGYRDEAARWRDWLVRAIADHPSQLQVLYAADGGRRAAEWEAVHLAGYEGAKPVRFGNAAADQLQLDVYGEVLGALYQARRHGLPPDDDAWTLERRLLEHLATIWREPDEGIWEVRSGRHPFTSSKVMVWVAVESAYRSARAFGHHAPLDVWRRWADAVRAEVLGHGYHAQWSRFVDRFDGDGIDVSLLLIPLTGMLDASDPRVVATVAAIERELMNDGLPFRYRPPRFVDGCEGDEGAFLPAGFWLVQVYRMQGRDDDAHALFERLLGLRNEVGLLSEEYDVTARRLCGNFPFTLAQVGLVNAALALQGDGRDDVDIG; this comes from the coding sequence ATGAGCGCGATGCGGATCGAGGATTACGCACTCGTCGGTGACGGTCGCAGCGCCGCGCTCGTCGCGCGCGACGGCAGCATCGACTGGCTGTGCTGGCCGGACTTCGATTCGCCGCCATGTTTCGCCGCGCTCGTCGGTACGCCGGACAACGGCCGGTTCCGGATTGCGCCGCGCGAGCACGATGCCCGCACGACACGCCGCTATCTTCCGCGCACCGCGATCCTCGAAACGACGTTCGAAACGTCGTCGGGCTGTATCTCGATCACCGACTGGATGAGCTGGAACGTGCGCGATCCGTGTCTGATCCGCAGCGTGCGCGGCGAGCGCGGGACGGTCGACGTCGACATCGATCTCGGCGTGCGCTTCGACTACGGCAGCGCGTTGCCGTGGTGCCGGCGTTTGGGCCGGCGCTGGCGGATGATGACGGGCGGCGATGCGATGTGGCTCGACACGGATGCGCGGCTCGACGTGCAGAGCGACCGGCTGGTCGGCACGCGACGGATCGCGGCGGGCGAGCGGGTGGAGTTCTGCATCAGTTACGCGCGCTCGTTCGACCCGGCGCCGGCCGTGCCCGATCCCTACGCGTCGTTGCACGACACGCAGGCATTCTGGCGTGGCTGGTCGGATTGCAATGCCGCGAAGGGCCCGCATCGCGACGCGATCGAACGCGCGCTGATCACGGTGAAACTGCTGTCGAGCGTGCGCACGGGCGGCATCGTCGCGGCGCCGACCAGTTCGCTGCCCGAGCGCTTCGGCGGCAAGCGCAACTGGGACTACCGGTTCTGCTGGCTGCGCGATGCGAGCTTCACGCTGCGTGCGCTGGTGCGCTGCGGCTATCGCGACGAAGCCGCGCGCTGGCGCGACTGGCTCGTGCGCGCGATCGCCGATCATCCGTCGCAACTGCAGGTGCTGTATGCGGCCGACGGCGGCCGGCGCGCGGCCGAGTGGGAAGCCGTGCATCTGGCCGGCTACGAAGGCGCGAAGCCGGTGCGCTTCGGCAACGCGGCGGCCGACCAGTTGCAGCTCGACGTGTACGGCGAGGTGCTCGGGGCGCTGTACCAGGCGCGCCGGCACGGGCTGCCGCCCGATGACGACGCGTGGACGCTCGAGCGGAGGCTGCTCGAACATCTCGCGACGATCTGGCGCGAGCCGGACGAAGGCATCTGGGAAGTGCGCAGCGGCCGGCACCCGTTCACGTCGTCGAAGGTGATGGTATGGGTCGCGGTCGAAAGCGCGTACCGTTCCGCGCGCGCCTTCGGCCACCACGCGCCGCTCGACGTATGGCGGCGCTGGGCCGATGCGGTGCGTGCGGAGGTGCTCGGGCACGGCTATCACGCGCAGTGGAGCCGCTTCGTCGACCGCTTCGACGGCGACGGCATCGACGTCAGCCTGTTGCTGATTCCGTTGACGGGGATGCTCGATGCGTCCGACCCGCGCGTGGTCGCGACGGTCGCCGCGATCGAGCGCGAACTGATGAACGACGGCTTGCCGTTCCGCTATCGGCCGCCGCGTTTCGTGGACGGCTGCGAGGGCGACGAAGGCGCGTTTCTCCCGGCCGGCTTCTGGCTCGTGCAGGTGTACCGGATGCAGGGGCGCGACGACGACGCGCACGCGCTGTTCGAGCGGCTGCTCGGCCTGCGCAACGAGGTCGGGCTGCTGTCCGAGGAATACGACGTGACGGCGCGGCGCCTGTGCGGGAATTTTCCGTTCACGCTCGCGCAGGTCGGGCTCGTCAATGCGGCGCTCGCGTTGCAGGGCGACGGGCGGGACGACGTGGACATCGGTTAG
- the ctaD gene encoding cytochrome c oxidase subunit I: protein MAIARDTPAPLSRVPDLGEAPPGSTHERVLAELWESEPGWRGWLGTVDHKRIGLRYIVTAFVFLLLGGVEALVMRIQLARPNATVLTPAQYDSLFTMHGVTMIFLYALPVLSGFANYLWPLMLGSRDMAFPRLNAFSYWSFLFAGLFLYASFPLGAVPDGGWFNYVPLTSLDYSAGANIDIYALGMILLGISTTGGAANFVVTLLRMRAHGMSIDRLPIIVWGTLTASVANLVAVPSVSLAFLLLWLDRNAGTHFFDVAHGGRPLLWQHLFWMFAHPWVYVVVLPAMGIVSDALPTFCRRPLVAYEAVAVSTVATMLIGFEVWVHHMFATGIAPLALAFFGAASMLISIPSAVAVFAWIATIWTGRPVFRTPFLYFAGFVLMFVVGGVSGVMTAAVPLDWQLTDTYFVVAHLHYVLLGINVFPVLGGVAYWFPKFTGRMMNERFGKLTFWVVLVGFNLGFFPMHISGLLGMPRRIYTYPSGMGWDTSNLLTTIGSFVFGIGIVMFVVNALVSARRGVRAGENPWGAAGLEWSVASPTPVYNFAVLPLVASRHPLWETRDDPTRTSLRVGYRLADGREALAVTPLAAAPSAILKMPEDSCVPFVLALLATAVFAAMLARSPTLVCVAVAGCTIATAAWLWPRRELGQRARLPARADTQAPAAAAGLHPDEPPSATVPPGAPAACIEPLPVGSCGERAGGWWGVLTLIVTEAGLFGYLLFCYFYLQSQWPAPWPPEGMPKIGLAAANTVVLLSSSVFVWLAERAVRAEKQARAVALLVVALVLGTAFALVQLHEWRDHPYGPTAHLYGSLYFTITGFHLAHVVAGLAILALLAGWTAAGFFGRERRVALTVGGLYWHFVDVVWLFIFTALYVSPFWLRSTG from the coding sequence ATGGCCATTGCCCGCGACACGCCCGCCCCGCTCAGCCGCGTACCCGATCTCGGCGAAGCGCCGCCCGGCTCCACGCACGAGCGCGTGCTGGCCGAGCTGTGGGAATCGGAACCCGGCTGGCGCGGCTGGCTCGGCACCGTCGATCACAAGCGCATCGGGTTGCGTTACATCGTCACCGCGTTCGTGTTCCTGCTGCTCGGCGGCGTCGAGGCGCTCGTGATGCGCATCCAGCTCGCGCGGCCGAACGCGACCGTGCTCACGCCCGCGCAATACGATTCGCTGTTCACGATGCACGGCGTCACGATGATCTTCCTGTACGCGCTGCCGGTGCTGTCCGGCTTCGCGAACTACCTGTGGCCGCTGATGCTCGGCTCGCGCGACATGGCGTTTCCGCGGCTGAACGCGTTCTCGTACTGGTCGTTCCTGTTCGCGGGGCTGTTCCTGTACGCGAGCTTTCCGCTCGGCGCGGTGCCGGACGGCGGCTGGTTCAACTACGTGCCGCTCACGTCGCTCGACTACAGCGCCGGCGCGAACATCGACATCTACGCGCTCGGGATGATCCTGCTCGGCATCTCGACGACCGGCGGCGCCGCGAACTTCGTCGTCACGCTGCTGCGGATGCGCGCGCACGGCATGTCGATCGACCGGCTGCCGATCATCGTGTGGGGCACGCTGACCGCGTCGGTCGCGAACCTGGTCGCGGTGCCGTCGGTGAGCCTCGCGTTCCTGCTGCTGTGGCTCGACCGCAATGCCGGCACGCATTTCTTCGACGTCGCGCACGGCGGCCGGCCGCTGCTGTGGCAGCACCTGTTCTGGATGTTCGCGCATCCGTGGGTCTACGTGGTCGTGCTGCCGGCGATGGGGATCGTGTCGGATGCGCTGCCGACTTTCTGCCGGCGGCCGCTCGTCGCGTACGAGGCCGTCGCGGTGTCGACCGTGGCGACGATGCTGATCGGCTTCGAGGTGTGGGTCCACCACATGTTCGCGACGGGCATCGCGCCGCTCGCGCTCGCGTTCTTCGGCGCCGCGAGCATGCTGATCTCGATCCCGAGCGCGGTCGCGGTGTTCGCATGGATCGCGACGATCTGGACCGGCCGCCCCGTGTTCCGCACGCCGTTCCTGTATTTCGCGGGCTTCGTGCTGATGTTCGTGGTCGGCGGCGTGTCCGGCGTGATGACCGCGGCCGTGCCGCTCGACTGGCAGCTCACCGATACGTACTTCGTCGTCGCGCACCTGCATTACGTGCTGCTCGGCATCAACGTGTTCCCGGTGCTCGGCGGCGTCGCGTACTGGTTCCCGAAGTTCACCGGGCGGATGATGAACGAGCGGTTCGGCAAGCTGACGTTCTGGGTCGTGCTGGTCGGCTTCAATCTCGGCTTCTTTCCGATGCACATCTCCGGGCTGCTCGGGATGCCGCGCCGGATCTATACCTATCCATCGGGGATGGGCTGGGACACGTCGAACCTGCTGACGACGATCGGCTCGTTCGTGTTCGGGATCGGCATCGTGATGTTCGTCGTCAACGCGCTGGTGAGCGCGCGGCGCGGCGTGCGTGCCGGCGAGAATCCGTGGGGCGCGGCCGGCCTCGAATGGTCGGTCGCGTCGCCGACGCCCGTGTACAACTTCGCGGTGCTGCCGCTCGTCGCGTCGCGGCATCCGCTGTGGGAAACGCGCGACGATCCGACCCGCACCAGCCTGCGGGTCGGCTACCGGCTCGCGGACGGGCGCGAGGCGCTCGCGGTCACGCCGCTCGCCGCCGCGCCGAGCGCGATCCTGAAGATGCCCGAAGACAGTTGCGTGCCGTTCGTGCTCGCGCTGCTCGCGACCGCCGTGTTCGCGGCGATGCTCGCGCGCTCGCCGACGCTCGTCTGCGTGGCCGTCGCCGGTTGCACGATCGCCACCGCCGCGTGGCTGTGGCCGCGCCGCGAACTCGGACAACGCGCGCGCCTGCCGGCCCGCGCCGACACGCAGGCGCCTGCCGCGGCCGCCGGGCTTCATCCGGACGAACCGCCGTCGGCGACGGTGCCGCCCGGTGCGCCGGCCGCGTGCATCGAACCGCTGCCGGTCGGCAGTTGCGGCGAGCGCGCGGGCGGCTGGTGGGGCGTGCTCACGCTGATCGTGACCGAGGCCGGACTGTTCGGCTACCTGCTGTTCTGCTACTTCTACCTGCAGTCGCAGTGGCCCGCGCCGTGGCCGCCCGAAGGCATGCCGAAGATCGGGCTCGCGGCCGCCAACACGGTCGTGCTGCTGTCGAGCAGCGTGTTCGTGTGGCTCGCGGAGCGCGCGGTGCGAGCCGAAAAACAGGCACGCGCGGTCGCGCTGCTCGTCGTCGCGCTGGTGCTCGGCACCGCATTCGCGCTGGTTCAACTGCACGAATGGCGCGACCATCCGTACGGCCCGACCGCGCATCTGTACGGCAGCCTCTACTTCACGATCACCGGGTTCCACCTCGCGCACGTCGTGGCCGGTCTCGCGATCCTCGCGCTGCTCGCCGGGTGGACCGCCGCCGGTTTCTTCGGCCGCGAACGGCGCGTCGCGCTGACGGTCGGCGGGCTCTACTGGCACTTCGTCGATGTCGTGTGGCTGTTCATCTTCACCGCGCTGTACGTATCGCCCTTCTGGCTGAGGAGCACGGGATGA